One genomic window of Fusarium fujikuroi IMI 58289 draft genome, chromosome FFUJ_chr01 includes the following:
- a CDS encoding related to small s protein — protein sequence MATGLEALGAASAVVQLIAFAGSLVSLSFKIYDGIPTPENELEEYSNKMMEAASRVQSRGAQVPQGTQVGNKLSNVSQECIDTALKLRKEAQTLTKRYKNGKGKIFKAVYSAFRTESHKTKLNQLNESLKKCKELMETELLLKICDQDTAIAQQQSQGFRSLEVDVQNLILKIAEGYTRVEQIVSIEAQATRDAINTHVTSELKALEIKKISDNQRQRLLKSLKPEEIRERYNSVLPSSDACFERVFASYERVCRNDPGYKAWKGYNHTLGHDSASDRANDSDEDSDEEDGDEDGEEDSDEDSDETRTNDEIDEIDLIWDCFSTWLQSDDTLFWIRGKPGSGKSTLIKFVIENDNTKRLLGSRHPETRIISHFFWKIGNEPQNSVRGLLCSLLYDLLSEDDDGIDKVLTTFKFSGSKDFYKEWSSKEAEKVLLYLLDVSAHPPCIFVDGLDEISDKDGYRALFDVVQRLTTCQGTSLSLRWSFIYARNSKKLPQDQFASLPLEEFTETLLAKAQGVFLWLALATKSVTDGILIGDDQEFISKRLAELPEELESLYQAMWERLNGNNRVYRETAARYFRFVIADGWHIGQTTKDRDYYYMTEPNLVQLSLAIKVEDHFIFPPKANEKTLHELNALCKATECDIRTRCAGMLQVGRQCGFPENGVALPEAIRPLTRPVQFIHRTAHDFLVDTEYGLSILNYRLNETKLMDDGLKLLKCRLNLASTYYHQFKVVSDCAFALHDCNRLNNTTANPEVILTILGAMKGLHEDGALAHSYRVLDFNPTFPCVAAYYLENFDDFIISSFMPTPSPKLATNAFHELALASQLLKMSKTSVRVIRCLIELGGEAYVAKRSILSFEVPGHEIRTTHHTTAFESLLRSALDIGDNYGEMTIFLDVIESLVQTCPDLHRRVILFLGKHGPLLPGELPGRHVWVAMEADLQFLINRLLAIADFENIPAELTSRTRELAASFTRPYARVRHIVRPRGKDPGTFCYRILDQESCLDIIESLGYPVKFPEAFKTLEGVLDAIYSPMDSSTHPESSFPSECFKEVPIEEEMDMLIQEGIGLYREEDINIGK from the exons ATGGCGACCGGCTTGGAAGCCCTGGGGGCTGCCAGCGCCGTTGTTCAGTTGATTGCTTTTGCTGGGAGCCTCGTGTCCCTCAGCTTCAAAATTTACGATGGAATACCTACGCCCGAGAACGAGCTTGAGGAGTACTCGaacaagatgatggaggcAGCCAGTCGCGTTCAGTCTCGTGGCGCCCAAGTGCCCCAGGGAACCCAAGTTGGCAACAAGCTATCCAACGTCTCGCAGGAGTGCATTGACACAGCGTTAAAGCTGAGAAAAGAGGCTCAAACACTTACCAAACGGTACAAAAATGGAAAAGGCAAAATATTCAAGGCTGTTTATTCTGCTTTCCGCACAGAGAGCCATAAAACCAAGCTCAATCAGTTGAATGAATCCTTGAAGAAGTGCAAGGAATTGATGGAAACGGAGCTTTTATTGAAGATATG CGACCAGGACACTGCCATAGCACAGCAACAGTCCCAAGGATTCCGAAGTCTAGAGGTCGATGTCCAGAACCTCATTCTCAAGATCGCGGAAGGCTATACCAGGGTAGAGCAAATAGTTTCTATCGAAGCCCAAGCTACACGGGATGCCATCAACACTCACGTCACCTCAGAACTCAAGGCTTTGGAGATAAAGAAAATTTCAGACAACCAGCGTCAACGACTCTTGAAAAGCCTCAAACCAGAGGAAATCAGGGAGAGATATAATTCTGTTCTGCCATCATCAGACGCTTGTTTTGAAAGGGTCTTTGCTTCATATGAGCGTGTTTGCCGCAACGACCCTGGGTACAAAGCCTGGAAAGGTTACAATCATACACTCGGCCATGACAGCGCGAGTGACCGTGCGAATGACAGCGATGAGGAtagcgacgaggaggatggtgacgaggatggcgaggagGATAGCGACGAGGATAGCGACGAAACAAGGACCAACGACGAAATTGACGAGATTGATCTGATATGGGATTGTTTTAGCACTTGGCTGCAGTCGGACGACACACTGTTCTGGATTCGAGGAAAGCCAGGATCAGGGAAAAGCACATTGATCAAGTTTGTTATTGAGAACGACAACACGAAGCGTTTACTTGGCTCTCGGCACCCGGAAACTAGAATTATATCACATTTCTTCTGGAAGATTGGCAATGAACCTCAGAACAGTGTCAGGGGCCTGTTGTGTTCCTTGCTTTATGACCTTCTgtcagaagatgacgatggcatTGATAAAGTATTAACGACATTCAAATTCTCCGGATCGAAAGATTTCTATAAGGAGTGGTCGTCTAAAGAAGCGGAGAAAGTCCTCTTGTATCTTTTAGATGTTTCAGCTCATCCACCCTGCATTTTTGTCGATGGCCTCGACGAGATATCAGATAAGGACGGGTATCGAGCACTCTTTGACGTTGTTCAAAGACTTACGACATGTCAGGGA ACCTCACTAAGCCTGAGATGGTCGTTTATCTACGCCAGGAATTCGAAAAAATTACCACAAGATCAGTTCGCCAGCTTGCCTCTCGAAGAGTTCACAGAGACCCTTCTGGCTAAAGCGCAAGGGGTCTTCTTATGGCTTGCTCTTGCCACGAAAAGCGTCACTGATGGGATATTGATAGGCGATGATCAAGAATTCATTTCTAAAAGGCTAGCGGAGCTCCCAGAGGAGCTTGAGTCTCTTTATCAGGCAATGTGGGAGAGACTAAATGGAAACAATCGTGTATACCGCGAGACTGCTGCAAGATACTTCCGCTTCGTCATCGCTGACGGGTGGCACATAGGACAGACGACAAAGGATAGAGACTATTACTACATGACAGAGCCCAACCTGGTCCAACTATCACTTGCAATAAAGGTTGAAGACCATTTCATCTTCCCACCCAAAGCCAATGAGAAGACACTGCATGAGTTGAATGCTCTGTGTAAGGCGACAGAATGCGACATCCGAACTCGATGCGCTGGCATGCTACAAGTTGGTCGACAGTGTGGTTTTCCCGAAAATGGAGTGGCACTCCCGGAAGCGATCCGTCCACTCACACGACCCGTCCAGTTCATCCACCGCACAGCTCACGACTTCCTGGTTGATACAGAATATGGTCTATCTATTTTGAATTACAGGTTAAATGAGACAAAATTGATGGACGACGGCCTAAAACTGCTCAAATGCCGTCTCAATCTGGCCAGCACGTACTATCACCAGTTCAAGGTTGTGTCTGATTGCGCTTTTGCTTTACATGACTGCAATCGATTGAATAACACGACGGCGAATCCGGAAGTCATATTGACGATACTTGGAGCTATGAAGGGCCTTCATGAAGATGGTGCTCTGGCTCATTCATATCGGGTTTTGGACTTTAATCCAACCTTTCCTTGTGTCGCAGCATATTATCTGGAAAACTTCGACGATTTTATCATTTCTTCCTTTATGCCAACTCCCTCACCAAAGCTTGCTACCAACGCTTTTCACGAGCTGGCACTTGCAAGCCAACTCCTTAAAATGTCTAAAACATCAGTCAGGGTAATTCGATGCTTGATTGAGCTAGGTGGAGAGGCGTATGTTGCCAAGAGGTCCATTTTGTCATTTGAGGTTCCGGGACACGAAATCCGTACTACCCATCACACCACGGCTTTCGAATCGCTTCTTAGAAGTGCATTAGATATTGGTGACAACTATGGCGAGATGACGATATTTCTTGACGTGATAGAAAGTCTGGTACAGACCTGCCCGGACTTGCACAGAAGGGTCATATTATTCCTTGGAAAGCATGGTCCCTTGCTGCCTGGTGAGCTTCCCGGGCGGCATGTATGGGTCGCGATGGAGGCCGATCTGCAGTTTCTCATAAACCGACTACTGGCCATTGCCGACTTCGAGAACATTCCAGCTGAGTTGACTTCTAGAACCCGCGAACTTGCTGCTTCTTTCACCAGACCTTATGCACGTGTTCGGCATATTGTACGCCCCCGAGGAAAAGACCCGGGGACTTTTTGTTATCGAATCCTCGACCAGGAATCATGCTTAGACATTATTGAAAGTCTTGGATATCCTGTAAAGTTCCCAGAAGCGTTCAAAACCCTTGAAGGCGTCCTGGACGCCATATATAGTCCTATGGATAGCTCTACCCATCCAGAGTCCAGTTTTCCGTCGGAGTGTTTTAAGGAGGTTCCTattgaggaagagatggacATGCTAATACAAGAGGGTATAGGGCTATACAGAGAGGAAGATATAAACATTGGTAAATGA
- a CDS encoding related to tetracycline resistance protein (probable transport protein), protein MAPSRSTSSNAAARAMAVNRTASSGSFHAGAPIPTLSSLRRQSHRYQTFPTTPPKTPLEQPYAPSNGSDSEDEDDHEETPLPVRQLLLLAFLSLAEQTALNSISPYLPEMVLNMPGIPDDEAGLYVGILASSFALAQLSTNFLWGYASDVIGRKPVLIMGTTALMGCFCAFGFCKEYWQIVVVHVAMGLLNGNAACVPTVLGEVTDRSNQSRAFTYLPVIYSLGSITGPALGGILVGRMGKEYPYLAPNILSAGLLALSVVVVSIWFEETLDKTEVNFEKPAWVEKIVSWFSSPTPPPRRASWSARWPRSQSYQNQPLLSSGRALESDDDDEETENDDESDNKADPAMSAWKDLSRTTILILFTYLVFQLSNISFNSLYPIFAATPPPAGRDLLPSKIGISLSIAGLASCIFQAFLFQALKVRLGNLGTYQISLLGLGISMLLMPWVGYADSKPLFGLGSGKMWLYIELGVVLILKNLCAVGGLSSVMLLITNSAPSHSSLGSLNGMAQTLSALGRSFGPFVSGGLFSLSINIQPKGEALAWSIFGGLAILGWVSSLFIRRDGLESDDWQGSDENLAEQDADAA, encoded by the exons ATGGCGCCCTCACGAAGTACCTCCTCGAATGCTGCTGCCAGGGCCATGGCTGTCAATCGAACAGCCTCGTCTGGTTCATTCCATGCCGGCGCGCCGATCCCTACTCTGAGTTCCCTGCGACGACAGTCTCATCGATACCAGACCTTTCCTACCACTCCTCCCAAGACTCCTCTCGAACAACCGTACGCTCCATCGAATGGAAGCGATtccgaagatgaagacgatcacGAAGAGACGCCCTTGCCTGTGCGACAGCTGCTCTTGCTGGCGTTTCTCTCCCTCGCGGAGCAGACCGCGCTGAACTCGATATCGCCGTATTTACCTGAAATGGTACTTAATATGCCCGGTATTCCTGACGATGAGGCCGGTCTATATGTTGGAATACTTGCGAGTTCTTTCGCATTGGCGCAGCTGTCGACCAACTTCCTCTGGGGGTATGCCTCGGATGTCATTGGACGCAAGCCAGTTCTGATCATGGGTACGACCGCTCTGATGGGGTGTTTCTGCGCATTTGGCTTCTGTAAGGAATACTGGCAGATCGTTGTTGTCCATGTCGCAATGGGACTTCTCAATGGAAATGCCGCATGCGTTCCCACAGTCCTGGGAGAGGTTACAGATCGCTCTAACCAGAGCCGCGCATTCACATACCTGCCTGTCATCTACTCCCTCGGTAGCATCACAGGACCTGCGCTGGGTGGCATTCTTGTCGGCAGGATGGGCAAAGAGTACCCTTATCTTGCTCCCAACATACTGTCCGCTGGTCTCCTCGCTCTGAGTGTCGTGGTGGTCAGCATCTGGTTCGAAGAGACACTGGACAAGACTGAAGTCAACTTTGAGAAGCCCGCCTGGGTCGAGAAGATTGTTTCCTGGTTCTCTTCACCTACGCCCCCACCTCGACGAGCATCTTGGAGCGCGCGCTGGCCTCGATCTCAATCCTACCAGAACCAGCCCCTTCTCTCCTCCGGACGAGCGCTCGAatccgatgacgatgacgaagagacCGAGAACGACGACGAAAGCGATAACAAGGCGGATCCGGCAATGTCCGCGTGGAAAGACCTCAGCCGAACCACGATCCTCATTCTTTTCACGTATCTCGTCTTCCAACTCTCCAACATCTCCTTCAACAGTCTCTACCCCATCTTTGCCGCTACGCCACCACCTGCCGGCCGCGACTTATTGCCCAGTAAGATTGGGATCAGTCTGAGCATTGCAGGTTTGGCAAGCTGCATCTTCCAGGCTTTCCTTTTCCAAGCGCTCAAGGTCAGATTGGGTAATCTCGGTACTTACCAAATCTCGCTTCTGGGACTGGGTATCAGCATGCTGCTTATGCCGTGGGTTGGCTACGCCGATAGCAAGCCTTTGTTTGGTCTGGGAAGCGGCAAGATGTGGCTGTACATTGAGCTTGGAgtggtgttgatcttgaagaacctTTGTGCTGTGGGTGGTTTGTCGAGCGTCATGCTTCTG ATCACCAACTCCGCTCCATCGCACTCAAGTCTTGGCAGCCTTAATGGCATGGCGCAAACCCTTTCCGCTCTCGGCCGCAGCTTCGGGCCCTTCGTATCGGGTGGCCTCTTCAGTCTGTCCATCAATATCCAACCTAAGGGCGAAGCATTGGCTTGGAGCATCTTTGGCGGTCTGGCCATTTTAGGCTGGGTCTCGTCTCTCTTCATCCGCCGCGACGGCCTTGAGAGCGACGATTGGCAGGGCTCGGATGAGAACCTCGCTGAGCAGGATGCCGACGCCGCGTGA
- a CDS encoding related to arsenic resistance protein ArsH: MALPRDSLRLCTANFQIPKVSRTPFIAHRLTTSHTSLFHRAHSLKMNGHGDLNNSHAGRTAVELTPDPAFAYRSLAIDPSDDPSEIRETHRPFILEDKYIKDDWVAELELSTAIQMVESEILDKGLDRLRILVLYGSLRSRSYSRLLAFEAARILHRLGCDVRVYDPAGLPQKDDIQHNHSKVQELRELSKWSDGHVWISPEQHGNLTGIFKQQIDWIPLSTGSVRPTQGRTLAIAQVSGGSQSFNAVNSLRILGRWMRMFTIPNQSSVPKAYTQFTSEEEGSRMLPSGNRDRLVDCMEELVKYTIVMRPHFDLFGDRYSERAERRAKEEGK, encoded by the exons ATGGCTCTTCCTCGTGACTCTCTTCGACTTTGCACTGCCAACTTTCAAATCCCCAAAGTCTCTAGAACTCCATTCATTGCCCATCGCCTTACGACTAGTCACACAAGTTTATTCCATCGCGCTCATTCTCTCAAGATGAACGGTCACGGGGATCTCAACAATTCCCACGCCGGGAGGACGGCAGTTGAGCTGACTCCAGACCCAGCCTTTGCTTATCGATCCCTCGCCATTGACCCTTCCGATGACCCTTCTGAAATCCGAGAGACACACCGTCCTTTTATTCTTGAAGACAAGTACATAAAAGATGATTGGGTTGCAGAATTGGAGCTGAGCACAGCTATTCAAATGGTTGAGTCCGAGATTCTCGATAAAGGTCTTGATCGTCTGCGCATCCTGGTCCTCTACGGTAGTCTACGGAGTCG ATCATATTCTCGCCTCCTCGCCTTCGAAGCTGCACGCATCCTCCACCGCCTCGGCTGCGATGTTCGAGTCTACGACCCAGCCGGCCTCCCTCAAAAAGACGATATTCAACACAACCACTCCAAGGTCCAAGAGCTTCGTGAGCTGAGTAAATGGAGTGATGGCCACGTTTGGATAAGTCCAGAACAACATGGAAACTTG ACTGGCATCTTCAAACAACAGATCGACTGGATCCCCCTCTCAACCGGCTCTGTCCGCCCAACTCAAGGTCGAACCCTCGCCATCGCTCAAGTCAGCGGCGGCTCTCAATCCTTCAACGCTGTCAACTCTCTCCGTATCCTTGGGCGTTGGATGAGGATGTTTACGATACCTAACCAAAGTTCTGTGCCAAAAGCTTATACGCAGTTTACTTCTGAGGAGGAAGGGAGCCGTATGCTGCCGAGTGGAAATCGTGATCGCCTTGTCGATTGTATGGAGGAGCTTGTGAAGTATACCATTGTTATGAGGCCGCATTTTGATCTGTTCGGGGATCGGTATAGTGAGAGGGCAGAGCGGAGGGCAAAGGAAGAGGGAAAATAG
- a CDS encoding HET-6OR heterokaryon incompatibility protein (het-6OR allele) has translation MLAAPYFSRVWIIQEIVLATDFALLWGDITISKRDFHNFRIAALYYKLSDGDVQKDSPVVMWNAVTLWYMGLYKVGDSGLLHLVSLTSSSNATDARDKIFALIGLAGDRSYGVVPDYSRSETEVFSDFARSAIIAENNVNILNYSYVEDPEDPERRPLWAPRWQFGDDSHKNSWTKYNVTASRDVPMVLVPSRNENVLSLRGIQVDSVRDMCDRETYMHRVVPAAVDMITHHTEVFSKRYGSDIIRMVLLTMMAGHESSGPMINRVTTRPTDDGYVNNFISFALGFTIQTHISQDGREPYQRRYLELVRLATEAISLPAEPCWTSPFDFEFLEMMLKILYPHDPSVVAADLNMLTRIDCNFVMGPQRFRESIRASNARKIFVAETGYVGFGPHCMRPGDVVCVLYGGKTPYVIRPTSAPDEYLFLGPAYVHGLMDGEAVDAWEKGKRTENQEIQERLFKLL, from the coding sequence ATGCTCGCAGCACCATACTTCTCCAGAGTCTGGATCATACAAGAAATCGTATTGGCTACTGATTTCGCACTGCTCTGGGGAGACATCACTATCTCCAAACGCGACTTCCATAATTTCCGGATAGCCGCTCTCTACTACAAACTCTCTGACGGAGACGTTCAAAAGGACTCGCCAGTCGTGATGTGGAACGCTGTCACCCTCTGGTACATGGGACTCTACAAAGTTGGGGACAGCGGTCTCCTGCACTTGGTCTCTTTAACATCGTCATCTAATGCGACTGACGCACGGGACAAGATCTTTGCATTGATAGGACTTGCTGGGGATCGATCCTACGGCGTCGTGCCAGACTATAGCAGGAGTGAGACAGAGGTCTTTTCGGATTTTGCTCGTTCGGCGATAATAGCGGAAAACAACGTGAACATTCTCAATTATTCGTATGTGGAGGATCCTGAGGACCCAGAACGCCGCCCTCTTTGGGCCCCGAGATGGCAGTTTGGCGATGATTCACACAAAAACTCTTGGACCAAATACAATGTAACTGCCTCACGAGATGTACCGATGGTGTTGGTTCCATCAAGGAACGAAAACGTACTGAGTCTGAGAGGGATCCAGGTCGATTCAGTCAGAGACATGTGTGATAGGGAAACCTACATGCACAGAGTTGttcctgctgctgttgatatgATCACACATCATACGGAAGTGTTTAGCAAAAGATACGGCTCAGATATCATCCGAATGGTCCTCCTGACAATGATGGCCGGCCATGAGAGCTCTGGCCCTATGATCAACCGCGTCACAACCCGACCGACCGACGACGGATATGTCAATAATTTCATATCCTTCGCCCTAGGATTCACGATCCAGACACACATCTCCCAAGACGGCAGAGAACCATATCAGAGGAGATACCTCGAGCTGGTGAGGCTCGCCACAGAAGCTATTTCCCTGCCGGCAGAGCCATGCTGGACATCACCCTTTGATTTCGAATTCTTGGAAATGATGCTCAAAATTCTTTATCCCCATGATCCCTCGGTTGTAGCGGCTGATTTGAATATGCTCACCAGGATCGACTGCAATTTTGTCATGGGGCCGCAGCGGTTCAGAGAGTCTATACGGGCTTCTAATGCCAGGAAGATATTTGTTGCGGAAACGGGTTATGTGGGTTTCGGACCGCATTGCATGAGGCCTGGAGATGTTGTTTGTGTTTTGTACGGAGGTAAGACGCCATATGTCATCCGGCCAACGTCGGCGCCAGATGAGTATCTATTTCTTGGGCCAGCTTATGTACATGGGCTTATGGACGgtgaggctgttgatgcttGGGAGAAAGGCAAGCGGACTGAAAACCAAGAGATTCAGGAGAGGCTGTTCAAACTCTTGTAA
- a CDS encoding related to endo-polygalacturonase 6, protein MTQNKTLVYKKIPTGLPVAGEHLVTEDRPVDIDSAPQGGVIVELQYASFDPYLRGKMRDTSTKSYAPAFEINDPIVNGTLGKIIKSDTSDFSEGDLVTAYLPIAEYVRVEKDTLPKVNMRKVQNPHNLDLGLFLGPLGMPGLTAWSGLHQIGKPKKGETIFISSAAGAVGQIVGQIAKREGLTVIGSVGDDAKLDFITKELGFDAGFNYKKESPKDALPRLAPNGIDIYFENVGGDHLEAALNNINVGGRIPVCGLISEYNTPADQRQGVKGLLNLIAKQVKMEGFLVGNPAFGPAYYKEHQENLQKWLADGSVKAKLYVTEGIDNAAEGFIGMLQGKNFGKAVLKLK, encoded by the exons ATGACACAGAACAAGACTCTCGTTTACAAGAAGATCCCCACTGGTCTCCCCGTGGCCGGTGAGCATCTCGTCACTGAGGACCGCCCTGTCGATATCGACTCTGCTCCTCAAGGCGGTGTCATCGTCGAGCTTCAGTATGCCTCTTTCGATCCCTACCTGCGCGGAAAGATGCGCGACACATCAACCAAGTCATACGCCCCCGCTTTCGAGATCAACGACCCCATCGTCAACGGCACTCttggcaagatcatcaagagcgACACCTCTGACTTCTCCGAGGGCGATCTCGTCACAGCCTACCTCCCCATCGCCGAGTACGTCCGCGTTGAGAAGGACACCCTTCCCAAGGTCAACATGAGAAAGGTCCAGAACCCTCAtaaccttgatcttggtctttTCCTCGGTCCTCTGGGCATGCCTGGTCTCACTGCCTGGTCTGGTCTTCACCAGATCggcaagcccaagaaggGTGAGACTATCTTCATTAGCTCTGCggctggtgctgttggcCAGATCGTTGGTCAGATTGCCAAGCGTGAGGGTCTGACTGTTATTGGTTccgttggcgatgatgctaAGCTTgacttcatcaccaaggagCTCGGTTTCGATGCTGGCTTCAACTACAAGAAGGAGAGCCCCAAGGATGCTCTTCCTCGCCTCGCCCCCAACGGTATCGACATTTACTTCGAGAACGTCGGTGGTGACCACCTCGAGGCtgctctcaacaacatcaacgtcGGTGGCCGTATCCCCGTCTGCGGTCTG ATCTCCGAGTACAACACCCCCGCCGACCAGCGCCAAGGTGTTAAGGGTCTCCTGAACCTCATCGCCAAGCAGGTCAAGATGGAGGGTTTCCTCGTCGGCAACCCTGCATTCGGCCCTGCCTACTACAAGGAGCACCAGGAGAACCTCCAGAAGTGGCTCGCTGACGGCagtgtcaaggccaagctttACGTTACCGAGGGTATTGACAACGCCGCTGAGGGTTTCATTGGTATGCTTCAGGGCAAGAACTTCGGCAAGGCTGTCCTTAAGCTCAAATAA